From one Oscillatoria sp. FACHB-1407 genomic stretch:
- a CDS encoding aromatic ring-hydroxylating dioxygenase subunit alpha codes for MLDTPLSTTSTRDVRRLGINLNHWYVVAQSGEVQAKPVGVTLWHQAIVLYRDQSGEVHALEDRCPHRHVRLSEGNVVNGQLECIYHGWQFNAEGRCAAVPYLADNQKLPTCQIRTYPVREQDGFIWLFPGDATLQHTVPLMGLPEWDHLNYIGSFTTIECEAHYSYLIENLMDMHHGHLHQSYQAWAEAKLEDLEETGDRVVAHYQAQSYYTINKIWSVAQLFIPAMRQLHPEPLDVSYVYPHWASKLGDDFRIYCLLCPVHETHTRAYLIHFTSLNAFPRLHKLPEWFRRFIKDSFFGSAKGLLDGLVRQDVLMIEQEQQAYLANPQRKGYELNRALGSVQRLMQRQASGVE; via the coding sequence ATGCTTGACACTCCTCTCTCCACCACTTCTACTCGCGATGTGCGTCGTCTGGGAATCAACCTGAATCACTGGTATGTGGTTGCTCAGAGTGGTGAGGTGCAGGCAAAACCCGTTGGAGTGACTCTGTGGCATCAGGCGATCGTGCTCTATCGGGATCAATCGGGTGAGGTTCATGCGCTCGAAGATCGGTGTCCCCATCGCCATGTCAGGCTGAGCGAGGGGAATGTGGTGAATGGTCAGTTGGAATGTATCTATCACGGTTGGCAATTCAATGCTGAGGGACGTTGTGCGGCGGTTCCCTATCTGGCGGATAACCAGAAGTTACCCACCTGCCAGATTCGCACCTACCCGGTGCGGGAGCAGGATGGCTTTATCTGGCTCTTTCCGGGGGATGCCACGCTGCAACATACCGTTCCTCTAATGGGCTTACCGGAATGGGATCACCTCAATTACATCGGGTCATTCACCACCATCGAATGTGAAGCCCACTACTCCTACCTGATCGAAAACCTGATGGATATGCACCACGGGCACTTGCATCAGAGCTATCAGGCATGGGCAGAGGCAAAACTGGAGGACTTGGAGGAGACGGGCGATCGCGTCGTGGCTCACTACCAGGCTCAGAGCTACTACACCATCAACAAAATCTGGTCGGTGGCGCAGCTATTCATTCCTGCAATGCGGCAACTACATCCTGAACCGTTAGATGTTAGTTATGTCTATCCTCACTGGGCATCTAAACTGGGTGATGACTTCAGAATTTATTGCCTGCTTTGTCCCGTTCACGAGACTCATACTCGCGCCTATTTAATTCACTTCACGTCGTTAAATGCCTTTCCTCGATTGCACAAGCTCCCGGAATGGTTTCGTCGCTTCATCAAAGACAGCTTTTTCGGTTCTGCGAAGGGCTTGCTCGATGGGTTAGTCCGTCAAGATGTGTTGATGATCGAGCAGGAGCAGCAAGCCTATCTCGCCAATCCCCAACGGAAGGGGTATGAGTTAAATCGGGCGTTGGGGAGTGTGCAACGGTTGATGCAACGGCAAGCGTCGGGAGTTGAGTAG
- a CDS encoding FAD-dependent oxidoreductase, giving the protein MDWLSSSSSPSISRRTLLKLFGIGTIGGLVGYSRLMKPQPTVFKQDTLALPYQLDQPKQVVVIGGGLAGLACAYELSQRGFVVTLLERAAQLGGKIASWDIQVGDQPFRMEHGFHGFFPQYYNLKSIVSELEIENHFKSLNYYSVVYRDKKYDPEVFRPSHSAFPWNIVDLAIASTNRLQWGLNLTKYAHWQVFREITGFHPQKSYGRLDHLSVAQWVENEFPRGLYDLYFLPFAKSSLNAPDVMSAAELMQFFHFYFFGNPEGLAFNGTVQDMGRSLVDPIVNAITATGGQVITEATVNRVGWDQGRISSVEYQIGGNSRTVPFWVKRNPLLSTDELEFFGAGDAVYAIAPNQQEAMSLSCTHQGCTVHTETDGHFHCPCHGAEYDDRGRVLRGPAQRDLPRFKVLSRDGEQIQLVAMQADTTPTQTVQADYYVFAADIPGVQHLFSLSEGEPHAQVAKQVQELTVADPFAVARFWFDRDFDWEHSDFTSLSGYRLTDSITLYHRIQDDYIDWAKRTGGSVVELHAYCYKEREFPTQQALLTTFESELYEIVPALQSATMLHRELVNQKNFAGFPPNSYSDRPETATLVSNLMFAGDWVKMPFPCGLMERAVSSGLLAANEILHREGVQRRSLLTVSPQGLLQI; this is encoded by the coding sequence ATGGATTGGTTATCTAGCTCTTCTTCTCCGTCTATTTCTCGACGTACCTTACTCAAACTCTTTGGAATTGGCACGATAGGTGGATTGGTCGGCTATTCGCGGCTAATGAAGCCCCAGCCCACCGTCTTTAAGCAAGATACTCTGGCGTTGCCCTATCAACTCGATCAACCTAAACAAGTGGTGGTGATTGGTGGAGGGCTAGCAGGGCTAGCGTGTGCCTATGAGTTAAGTCAGCGCGGATTTGTGGTTACGTTGTTGGAACGGGCAGCCCAACTGGGGGGCAAAATTGCCAGTTGGGATATTCAAGTCGGTGACCAACCCTTCCGGATGGAGCACGGATTCCACGGATTCTTCCCGCAATACTACAACCTCAAAAGCATTGTTTCTGAGCTAGAGATTGAGAACCATTTCAAATCGCTCAACTACTATTCCGTGGTGTACCGGGATAAGAAATACGACCCGGAAGTCTTTCGCCCCAGTCATTCCGCCTTTCCCTGGAACATTGTGGATCTGGCGATCGCGTCTACCAACCGCTTGCAGTGGGGCTTAAACCTGACCAAATATGCCCACTGGCAGGTCTTTCGAGAGATTACCGGGTTTCATCCGCAAAAGAGCTATGGGCGGTTAGATCACCTCTCCGTTGCCCAATGGGTTGAGAACGAGTTTCCACGCGGCTTATACGACCTGTACTTCCTGCCTTTTGCCAAGTCCAGCCTCAATGCTCCCGATGTCATGAGTGCGGCGGAGTTGATGCAGTTCTTCCACTTCTACTTCTTCGGCAATCCAGAGGGGTTAGCCTTCAATGGTACGGTTCAAGACATGGGCAGAAGCCTGGTTGATCCCATCGTGAATGCCATCACAGCCACAGGTGGACAGGTAATCACAGAAGCCACCGTCAACCGGGTTGGCTGGGATCAAGGGCGGATCAGCAGCGTGGAGTATCAAATTGGGGGCAATAGCCGCACGGTGCCGTTTTGGGTGAAGCGTAACCCGTTACTCAGCACCGATGAACTGGAGTTTTTTGGAGCGGGAGATGCGGTCTATGCGATCGCCCCCAATCAGCAGGAAGCCATGTCGCTCTCTTGCACACACCAGGGTTGCACCGTCCACACTGAAACCGATGGGCACTTCCACTGCCCCTGCCATGGAGCGGAGTATGATGATCGGGGTCGGGTGCTGCGGGGTCCTGCCCAACGCGATCTGCCGCGCTTTAAAGTCCTCAGTCGCGATGGCGAGCAGATCCAACTGGTGGCGATGCAAGCCGACACAACCCCAACTCAAACGGTTCAGGCGGACTACTACGTGTTTGCCGCCGATATTCCCGGCGTTCAGCACTTGTTCTCTCTATCTGAGGGAGAACCTCACGCCCAAGTTGCGAAACAGGTGCAGGAGCTAACGGTTGCCGATCCGTTTGCGGTCGCTCGCTTCTGGTTCGATCGCGACTTTGACTGGGAGCACAGCGACTTCACCTCATTGTCTGGCTATCGTCTCACTGACAGCATCACCCTCTATCACCGCATTCAGGACGACTATATCGACTGGGCAAAACGGACAGGAGGTAGCGTCGTCGAACTACACGCTTACTGCTACAAAGAGCGAGAATTTCCGACGCAGCAAGCATTGCTCACCACTTTTGAAAGCGAACTCTACGAGATCGTCCCTGCACTGCAAAGTGCAACCATGTTGCATCGTGAGTTGGTGAATCAGAAGAATTTTGCCGGATTTCCGCCGAATAGTTATAGCGATCGCCCTGAAACCGCTACGCTAGTCTCTAACCTGATGTTTGCTGGAGATTGGGTGAAAATGCCCTTCCCCTGTGGCTTGATGGAGCGTGCCGTTAGCAGTGGCTTATTAGCCGCGAACGAAATCCTGCATCGAGAAGGGGTACAGCGGCGATCGCTCTTGACTGTCTCACCGCAGGGACTGCTGCAAATTTGA
- a CDS encoding asparagine synthetase B family protein, whose protein sequence is MANFLAILDPDPERRSQFVQTVMPLIPPVAELVTQTCGMGNVQVIWAAHAHAPITWEADAAGVAVVWGEAIAEGSAVRVNANQLRQLWQGSDPQSAPVFDGFYAAIAYHPQTGLMVGSDRMGLFPVYYWTQADVVLVASSPELFRYHPLFQPRFNPAGLVGILLTNGLFAGQTLWQGVLRLAAGHLLVCQPEKAPQEISQTQLLGASQSNHYAALSLAEQLDLLGQTIEQSLVRHAPPGQSYALMLSGGLDSRLLAGYLDRQQADVVALTLGISTDIEMQCARRVARELGFKHRAIAMPLQQYPDHMHLVTRWEHLANGYNWGMNWGIHSHLRDLAHRVVSGYSLDAVVGGPLPMPRNRTNVPPFDLFFTRGINHWGIQPEILKRLCRREIFGDLVSDIYQQIRARYESYAEDDLRRIWLFELQHQQRFHIGSAAWKLTFGAWPVLLSLDRQLITTTMALPIQILCDRYAQKQLLCTQFPALAQLPLDRNEFNTKPLLATKTSERLAQWHLLQSKWQRLLRKLGRDRRYYYRICDFNNPGWRSLRRQASQCQEQMGVFFDQTVLNELLPPPEEQVRFQRDAILEASGLKALIGFMLWSKYNSS, encoded by the coding sequence GTGGCTAATTTTCTAGCGATTCTTGACCCTGATCCTGAAAGGCGATCGCAGTTTGTCCAAACAGTGATGCCGCTGATTCCACCCGTTGCGGAGTTAGTCACACAGACTTGTGGCATGGGTAACGTGCAGGTGATCTGGGCAGCCCATGCCCATGCACCCATTACCTGGGAGGCTGATGCAGCAGGTGTTGCGGTGGTTTGGGGAGAAGCGATCGCAGAGGGCAGTGCAGTCAGGGTAAATGCCAATCAACTGCGGCAACTCTGGCAGGGATCTGATCCTCAATCCGCTCCGGTGTTTGATGGGTTTTATGCGGCGATCGCCTATCACCCTCAGACAGGATTGATGGTTGGGTCAGATCGGATGGGACTGTTTCCGGTGTACTACTGGACACAAGCGGACGTCGTTCTTGTGGCATCCAGTCCAGAGCTATTTCGCTATCACCCCCTGTTTCAACCCCGATTCAATCCAGCGGGCTTGGTCGGCATTTTGCTTACCAATGGTCTATTTGCAGGTCAAACCCTCTGGCAAGGCGTTTTGCGTTTAGCGGCAGGTCATCTGCTGGTTTGTCAACCTGAAAAGGCTCCTCAGGAGATCAGCCAAACTCAACTTTTAGGAGCGTCTCAGAGTAACCATTACGCAGCCTTATCCTTGGCGGAACAACTGGACCTGTTGGGACAGACGATTGAGCAATCGTTGGTGCGCCACGCTCCACCGGGACAGTCCTATGCGTTGATGCTTTCTGGTGGATTGGACTCGCGCCTGTTGGCTGGCTATCTCGATCGCCAACAGGCAGATGTTGTGGCTTTGACGCTGGGCATCTCGACCGATATCGAAATGCAGTGTGCCCGACGGGTCGCCCGCGAACTGGGGTTCAAGCATCGTGCGATCGCCATGCCGCTACAACAGTATCCCGACCACATGCACCTCGTGACTCGCTGGGAACACCTGGCAAACGGGTACAACTGGGGGATGAACTGGGGAATTCACTCGCATTTGCGAGATCTGGCTCATCGGGTGGTCAGTGGGTACTCTCTGGATGCGGTTGTGGGAGGACCGTTACCCATGCCGCGAAATCGAACGAATGTGCCTCCGTTTGACCTGTTCTTTACTCGTGGCATCAATCACTGGGGCATTCAACCTGAGATCCTCAAGCGGCTCTGTCGGCGCGAGATATTTGGAGATCTGGTTTCCGACATTTATCAGCAGATTCGAGCACGGTATGAGAGCTATGCCGAGGACGACCTGCGCCGGATCTGGCTGTTTGAACTCCAACATCAACAGCGATTTCACATTGGGTCAGCGGCATGGAAATTGACCTTTGGAGCGTGGCCTGTGCTGCTGAGTCTCGATCGCCAACTGATTACAACAACGATGGCTCTGCCCATTCAAATCCTGTGCGATCGCTACGCTCAAAAACAACTCCTCTGCACCCAATTTCCCGCATTGGCTCAATTGCCCCTTGATCGCAACGAGTTCAACACAAAGCCACTACTAGCAACCAAAACCTCTGAGAGGCTGGCTCAATGGCATCTTCTACAGTCAAAGTGGCAACGACTGCTGCGAAAACTGGGGCGCGATCGCCGCTACTACTACCGCATTTGTGATTTCAACAATCCAGGTTGGCGATCCCTCCGACGGCAAGCAAGTCAATGTCAAGAGCAAATGGGAGTATTTTTTGACCAGACCGTTCTCAACGAACTTTTACCACCCCCTGAGGAACAGGTTCGGTTTCAGCGAGATGCCATCCTCGAAGCGTCTGGTCTAAAAGCTTTGATTGGCTTTATGCTCTGGTCTAAGTACAACTCGTCGTAA